The Spirochaetaceae bacterium genome includes the window CTGCTCCCAGTAGTAGCGGTAGGGGAACACGCCCATGTAGCGGTCGGCGAGCGGTCCGAGCTGCCGGATGAGCAGCGGCTCCATGGCCCAGAAGGTGCCCATGAACATGGTATTCACGCCCTGTTGCAGCGCCTGTTTCATCACCTCCGGCCAGACCGTGGTGGCGTAGCCGTGAAAGATCACGTAGTCGGGGTTGGCGCGGCGCAGCTTCAGCACCGCCGGCGCCACGTCGACGCCCATCGGCGCGGTCTCGATTTCCTCCACGATGTCGATGCCCAGCTCCTTGGCACGCTCGCGGGACGCCGGGATCGGATCGAGACCGAAGTCGATGTTGGAGTAGAACAGCACCACCCGCGGCGCCGCGGCGCCCGCCTCGCGCTTGCCCGCGATGTACTCCAGCAGGATGCCGATCATGTCGGCGTAGGTGGGACCGGTCATGAAGTGGTAGCGGTACTTGTCGGGATCCGCCAGCTCGGTGGCCATCGAGGAGCCGCCCATCAGAATCCTGTAGCGGTCGTTGACCTCCGGCGCCGAGAGCTTGATGAAGGTGGTGGAGTCGCCGTAGAACGCCACCACGTTCTCCTCCTCGGCCATGATCTGCTTGAATACCGCGAGGGCCTGCTCCGGGACCGAGCCCGAGTCGTGCATCACCGTACGCACCGGCCGGCCGTTGATGCCGCCGGTGGCGTTCAGGTAGCCGACGTAGGCTTCCATTCCTACCAGGCCGAGGGTGCCCGCCTGGGCGTACAGACCCGTCAGCGGCGCGGCGCCGCCCCACACGATCTCGCCGGCGTCGGCCAGCACCGCCGCCGGCGCGAATGCCAAGCCCACGGCAACCGCCAGCGCGACGGCTGCACGGAAGCCCCGCCTGGACCGGACCAATCCGGACTGTCCTCTCCTCATTCTGTGCTCCTTCGCGTCCTCGGACGCCAGTCTCTGACCCTGCTCCAGATCCCGTACAGGCCGCGCGGCTCGGCGATGAGAAACACCACGATGAGCAGGCCGAACAGCACTTCCCGCAGCGGCGCCAGCATCACCGTGGCAACCGGACCGAGCGGCCCGGCGGCCCAGGCGAGCACCCCCAGAGTGATCGTCATGAAGATAGCGCCGAATATGGCACCCGGTACAGTTCCCAATCCTCCCACCCACGATCGCCGTCAGGAAGAACAGCGACAGCGAGAAGCCGAACTGCCCCGGCGCCACCACCTTGAAGAAGTAGGCCCATGAGCCCGCTGGCCACGCCGGCGTAGAACGAACTCACCCCGAAGGCCAGCAGCTTGTGGCGCCGCAGGCCGACCCCAGCACCTCGGCGGCGAGGTCGCGGTCGCGCATGGCGACGAAAGGGCCGGGAGTAGCTACCCGGCCTCGGACGGCCAAACTCTTCCACACCGCACCACCGCCCTGTAGGCAGGCGCCGCCAGAGGCGCCGGGGTGGTGTCCAAGGCCCACCCGCTCCCGCCGGGGCGCTCCTGGAGGCCGCCACGGTTGATTTCCCCGCAGCGGCGGGGGTGCGCAGCCGGCCGCCAGCTCCGCCACGACCTTGCAGCGCCGTGGCGCCGGCTTCACGGGTGGGGACGGCCGCCCGGTCGGTGGGGTATGCTGGCGCTGTCTGACTCGCGGGAGCCGGCGGAAACGCTGAGCCAAGCCGAAAAGACGCCGGCTCCCGCTTCTTGGCATTGGCGAACGGGCGGCGGGGCGCTGCTGGCCCGTCTTCGGTTCAGGATTCGGCCGGTGAGTCGGGATGCGGGCCGGTCTGGCGACGCTCGGCACGGCGGTCCTGCACGTGGAAGTAGACCAGGGCGCCGACCAGAAACCCCAGGCACAAGACGAGGCCGGCCAGCGGCAGCAGCACGCGCAAGGTGAGCATCAGC containing:
- a CDS encoding ABC transporter substrate-binding protein, with product MRRGQSGLVRSRRGFRAAVALAVAVGLAFAPAAVLADAGEIVWGGAAPLTGLYAQAGTLGLVGMEAYVGYLNATGGINGRPVRTVMHDSGSVPEQALAVFKQIMAEEENVVAFYGDSTTFIKLSAPEVNDRYRILMGGSSMATELADPDKYRYHFMTGPTYADMIGILLEYIAGKREAGAAAPRVVLFYSNIDFGLDPIPASRERAKELGIDIVEEIETAPMGVDVAPAVLKLRRANPDYVIFHGYATTVWPEVMKQALQQGVNTMFMGTFWAMEPLLIRQLGPLADRYMGVFPYRYYWEQ